From Terriglobales bacterium:
AAGGAGATGAAGGCCGCGAGCAGGACCACGGCCACGCCTGCGCCCACCATCACCTGAATTCGTTTACCGTGCAATCAAAACGCTCCCGAGCGCTATGCCCAGCGGAAAGTTGTCTTACCAATCAGTATAGCCAATCAGGGCAGTGCCGTCTGTGACCGTCCCTCGGCGCTTTGGATGCCCTCCGCAGTCGCGCGTGCCCGCCAGATTCTCACCGGCGTGCCGCCTGGAACCGAAAGCTGGTAGGCTGTGTGCTTTCCACTCGCAAGGAGCCGACCGATGACATTACGCAAGATGGCAGCGGCGCTGGCCAGCCTGCTGCTCCTGGTGCCTCCCGCCGCGGCGGAGAGCGTCCTCATCGTGCTGAACAAGAGCGACCACGAGGCCGCGCTGGTGAATCCCTCGAGCTACGTCGTGCTTGCCAAGCTGCCCACCGGCCGCGGGCCCCACGAAGCCGCCGCCTCGCCCGACGGCCGCTACCTCTATGTATCCAACTACGGGAGCTTCGGCGTATTCCGCCAGGGCGAGCCACCGCGCAACGAGCCCGGCAACAGCATCACGGTGCTCGATCTCACCGAGCGCAAGGTCAAGGCCACCTACGATCTGGGCGAAAACCGCCAACCGCACGGCATCTGGGTGAGCCGCGACGGATCCCGCCTGTGGGTGACTTGTGAAGGCGCCCAGGCTGTGCTCGAACTGGAGGCCTCGACCGGGAAGATCCTCAAGTCATGGAAGACCAACCAACAGGTCAGCCATATGGTGGTGCCCACGCCCGACGAACGGAAGCTGTACGTAGCCAACATTGGCTCGGGCAGCGTCACCGTGATCGATCGCGCTTCCGACAAGGTCGCCACCGTACCCACTGCCGCGGGCGCTGAAGGCATCGACGTGTCTCCCGATGGCCGCGAGGTCTGGGTGGCCAATCGTGGCGCCGGGAACATCGCCATCATCGACGTGGCCACCGACCGTGTGGTCGCCACCTTCTCCAGCGGCGGCGACTTGCCCATCCGTGTGAAGTTCACCCCCGATGGCCGCGAAGTCTGGGTGTCGAATGCGCGCTCGAACCGCATTGCCGTCTTCGACGCCAAAGCGCGGGAGCGCGTCGGTGAGGTCCTGGTAGGCGCCGTGCCGGTCGGGATTCTTATCACGCCCGACGGCCGCCGCGCCTTCGTGGCCAACACCAACGCCAACCTGGTTTCGGTGATTGACGTCGCCGGGCGCAAAGTGCTCCAGACCTTCAGTACCGGCAACGAACCCGACGGCATGGCGTGGGGGAAATAGCCATGCCGAAGACACCCCGCTACACTGCCGAGCACGCCAAGGCCGGCCTCGATGTCCGCATGCCGGAGATCGAGACCTGGCCCAACCAGTTCCCGTCCTACGAGATTGTGGTCGACATTCCGGAGTTCACCTCCGTCTGTCCCAAGACCGGCTTGCCGGACTTCGGCGTGCTCACCATCCGGTACGTTCCCGACCGCCGCTGCCTGGAGCTGAAATCGCTCAAGGAGTACCTGCTCTCCTACCGCAACCTGGGCATCTTCCAGGAGAACATCGTGAACCGCGTGCTGGAGGATGTAGTCCGAGCGGCGCGGCCCAAGTGGGCCGTGGTGCGCGGCGAATTCCGGCCGCGTGGCGGCATCGGCACGGTGGTGGAAGCACGCTGGCCGCGCGGCCGCCACCGGGGCTGACTCTCGAACGCGCGTGTTATAGTCACTGACTTCGCATGGCTTCGGAAGCTGCGACTCCCGCGCCGCGCAAGGATGACCCCCGCACCATCTTTGGATGGTGCATGTACGACTGGGCCAACAGCGCCTACATCACGACCGCCATCGGCCTGCTCCCCATCTACTTCGCCAGTGTCGTGGTGGGACCGGACGGCCTCACCTTTCGCGGCACGCGCTATGAGGCGGATGCGCTTTGGGGCCTGCTGGTGGGAGCGACCGACTTCGTCGCCTTCCTGTGCGCGCCGGTGCTGGGCTCGATTGCCGATTTCTCCGCCGCCAAGAAGCGCTTCCTGCTGTTCTTTGCCTATCTGGGCGCGCTGTTCACCGTGCTGCTGTACTTCACGCACACCGGCGATGTCTATCGCACCATGTTCTTCTTCTTTGTCGCCCAGATCGGATTCGTCAACGCCAACGTGGTCTATGACGCATTCCTGCCGCAGATCGCGAGTGACGCGAAGCAGGACTGGGTCTCGGGCAAAGGTTATGCCTTTGGCTATGTGGGCGGCGGTTTGCAGTTCGGGATCGCACTGGCGCTGGTCGCCGGGCACGAGAAACTCGGCCTCTCGCAGGAGACTGCGGTGCGCATCGGGTTTGTGACCGCGGGATTGTGGTGGGCAGGATTCACGGCGTTCACCGCCCGGCTGCTGCGCGAAGCCCCCGCCACCGCTCGGTTGCCGGAGCGATTCCGGAACTGGCCCGCAGTCGTCGCCTATCCTGCTCTGGGCATTTCGCGCACCTGGAAAACCACCATGAAGGTGCGCCGCTTCAAGCACCTGGTTCTCTTCCTGGTCGCGTTCATGCTTTACAACGACGGCATTCAGACCGTGATCAACCTGGCGACGACGTACGGCACCGTGGAGCTGAAACTTCCGGCGTGGAAGTTGATGCTCACGCTGCTGATCATCCAGGGGGTGGCCACGGTGGGCGCGCTGGTATTCAGCCGCCTGGCCGGACGCATCGGCACGCGCCACACCATCATGACCACACTCGTGCTCTGGACCGGGGTCGTGGTCTACGCCTACTTCATCACCACCGCCACCGAGTTCTTCATCCTGGGAATGATCGTGGGTATCGTGCTCGGAGGTTCGCAGGCGCTCAGCCGGTCGTTCTACGCCTCGATGGTTCCGGAATCGGCAAGCGCCGAATTCTTCGGGTTTTACACCGTTTTCTCCAAGTTTTCCTCGATCTGGGGACCGCTGGCCTTCGCGGTGGTGAAGCAGTGGCTGGGATCTTCGCGCCTGGCCATCCTGTCGCTCATTTTCTTCTTCCTGGTGGGCCTGGTACTGCTGCATTTTGTGAACGAGACGGAAGCCCGGCGGGCGCGGCTGGAGGGAGCTTTCTGATGGCGACCTTCCACTTGGTCCTGGGCTGGCTGCTGGGGCTGGTGTGGCTGCACCGGCTGCTCGACATCGGTCTGGGCATGCGCCAGGTGGCCGACATCGCCCGGCCGGAGTGGGACCGACGGCCGGAGCCGGCGCCGCGCGTGACCATCATCGTGCCCGCGCGCAACGAGGAAGAGCACGTGGAGACGGCTCTGGGATCTCTACTCGAGCTGGAGTACGAGAACTACGAGGTGATCGCCGTCAATGACCGCTCGACCGACGCCACCGGCGTAATCCTGGATCGTCTCGCGACTGCGTCCGCGGGCAGGCTGCGCACGCTGCACATCACCGCGCTGCCCCCCGGATGGCTGGGTAAGAACCATGCCATGTGGAAGGCCGCCGCCATGGCCACGGGTGACTGGCTCCTGTTCACCGACGCCGACGTGGTCTTTCGCCCGGATGCCCTCCGTCGCGCCATGGCCTACTCCCTCGCGGAGAAGGCGGATCACCTGGTCGTCTTCCCGGAGGTGCACCTGCACACAGTGGGGGAACGCATGATGACGGCATTCTTCATGTCGCTGTTCATCTTCGGACACCGGCCGTGGAAGGTGGCCGATCCCAGGACGCGTGACCACATGGGCGTGGGCGCCTTCAACCTGGTGCGCCGGAGCACGTATGACGCCATCGGGACGCACGAAGCGCTGCGCCTGGAAGTGATCGACGACATGAAGCTGGGCAAGCTCATCAAACAGGGTGGATTCGCGCAGCGGAATGTCATCGGCCCCGGCCTGATCTCGCTTCGCTGGGCGCATGGGGCCATGGGCGTGGTGCGTAACCTGACCAAGAACATGTTCGCCTTGATGCTGTTCCGATGGCCGCGGACGCTGGGCGCCGCTTTCCTGCTGCTGCTGCTGAACATCGGTCCTTTCGCGGGAGTGCCCTTGGCCACGGGCTGGAGCCGCCTGGGTTACGTGGTGGCGGTGGCTGCCATTGCCGCGCTCTACGCCCGTATGGCGCCGCCGCTGGGCGTCAACCCGCTCTACTTCCTGCTGCATCCCGTTGCCGGGCTGCTGTTTGCTTACACCCTGCTGCGCTCTGCCTTTCACGCCTGGCGGCACGGCGGCGTCATCTGGCGCGACACGAAGTATTCGCTGGACGAGTTGCGCCGCGGGTTGGTGTAGCGGCTTCTCTATTGCGGGCGGTCGCTGGCTTGCGCATCGCCCTCGCCCGCGGGCGGCTTGTCAGGGGTGAGTTCCGTGCTGGTCCGCTGAGACTTGCTTTTGGTCTGCCGGGGCTGGGTGCTGCGGAACTGTCCGGCGCGGTAGCGCCCGTGGCGCGAGGCGTCGTAGGTGGAGGGCGGCGGAGGAAGTTTGGCGGCCTCGCCGCGAAGCTGCCGCGAGTCCTTCAGGATGATCTCCGCCCGGCCCTTGTAGCTCTTGATCCTCCCGAAGACCTCTACCTTCTTGCCCTGGAGTTGGCGCACGTCTCCCACCTTGCGCAGGTCGCGGGGAAACACCACCACCGTGAACGGACACTTGCTGTAGTCCTCACAAAAGTTGAGGAACCAGGTGCCGCTCTTGCCCTGGTTCACCTGGACTACGGTGCCCTGCACGCAAGTTTCGTTGCCGATCTTGTCCGGCGCTTGCTCGATGGGAACGCACGCGCCAAGGGCCGGAGCCGCCAGGAAGGTGACGGCGAGAACCAATTGGAGGGCGAAGCGCACGGCGGCTCCTGGTCAAGACGAGGGGACCCAGGAAGAGTGTAGCCGAGTTTGCCGGCTCCGGCGTGCAGAAAACGCGGAGGAACGGAGGGAACCTGCGGAAGACGAGCAGAGCGTGGGAGTGCGCCGCGCGCAGCTGGCGGCATCCGCCGGCCGGCTGCGCGCAAGCGATTACTTGGTGAAGGAGGCGATCGCCGTCGCTTCGTCGTCCTTGATATCAAAGACGGTGTACAGCTTGGTGATCTGCAGCAGATCGTGGACCTTCTTGGTGAGGTTGAGCAGCTTGAGCTCGCCCCCTCCATTGCGCACCGTGGTGTAGGCGCTGACCAGCTCGCCGATACCCGAGCTGTCGATATAAGTGACGTCGCCTAGGTTCAGCAGGATCTTCTTGCTGCCCTTGCTGAGCAGGTCGCGGATGGTATCGCGCAACACCACGCTGCCTTCGCCCAGCGTGATGCGACCGCTGAAGTCCACCACCGTGATGCCGTCCAACTGCCGCGTGCTGGCTTTCATGCTCACTTGGATTCCTCCTTGCCTTCCCCCGGGCTAACCTGTTTGACCAGCGTGATCTCGGTCCCGGGGCTCAAGTCCCGGAAATTCACTTCATCCATGAATGCGCGCATCAAAAAAATCCCCCGGCCCGACGTCTTCAGCAGGTTCTCCGGCTTTAGGGGGTCGGGGATGTTGCTGGCATCCAATCCTTTGCCCTGGTCGGCCACCCGGATGGTCAGGCGGCCGCGGGTATTCTCATAAGACACCGTGACCTTCTTCTTGGGGTCGTACGCGTTGCCGTGCAACACCGCGT
This genomic window contains:
- a CDS encoding beta-propeller fold lactonase family protein, with translation MTLRKMAAALASLLLLVPPAAAESVLIVLNKSDHEAALVNPSSYVVLAKLPTGRGPHEAAASPDGRYLYVSNYGSFGVFRQGEPPRNEPGNSITVLDLTERKVKATYDLGENRQPHGIWVSRDGSRLWVTCEGAQAVLELEASTGKILKSWKTNQQVSHMVVPTPDERKLYVANIGSGSVTVIDRASDKVATVPTAAGAEGIDVSPDGREVWVANRGAGNIAIIDVATDRVVATFSSGGDLPIRVKFTPDGREVWVSNARSNRIAVFDAKARERVGEVLVGAVPVGILITPDGRRAFVANTNANLVSVIDVAGRKVLQTFSTGNEPDGMAWGK
- the queF gene encoding preQ(1) synthase, which encodes MPKTPRYTAEHAKAGLDVRMPEIETWPNQFPSYEIVVDIPEFTSVCPKTGLPDFGVLTIRYVPDRRCLELKSLKEYLLSYRNLGIFQENIVNRVLEDVVRAARPKWAVVRGEFRPRGGIGTVVEARWPRGRHRG
- a CDS encoding MFS transporter, translated to MASEAATPAPRKDDPRTIFGWCMYDWANSAYITTAIGLLPIYFASVVVGPDGLTFRGTRYEADALWGLLVGATDFVAFLCAPVLGSIADFSAAKKRFLLFFAYLGALFTVLLYFTHTGDVYRTMFFFFVAQIGFVNANVVYDAFLPQIASDAKQDWVSGKGYAFGYVGGGLQFGIALALVAGHEKLGLSQETAVRIGFVTAGLWWAGFTAFTARLLREAPATARLPERFRNWPAVVAYPALGISRTWKTTMKVRRFKHLVLFLVAFMLYNDGIQTVINLATTYGTVELKLPAWKLMLTLLIIQGVATVGALVFSRLAGRIGTRHTIMTTLVLWTGVVVYAYFITTATEFFILGMIVGIVLGGSQALSRSFYASMVPESASAEFFGFYTVFSKFSSIWGPLAFAVVKQWLGSSRLAILSLIFFFLVGLVLLHFVNETEARRARLEGAF
- a CDS encoding glycosyltransferase family 2 protein, which encodes MATFHLVLGWLLGLVWLHRLLDIGLGMRQVADIARPEWDRRPEPAPRVTIIVPARNEEEHVETALGSLLELEYENYEVIAVNDRSTDATGVILDRLATASAGRLRTLHITALPPGWLGKNHAMWKAAAMATGDWLLFTDADVVFRPDALRRAMAYSLAEKADHLVVFPEVHLHTVGERMMTAFFMSLFIFGHRPWKVADPRTRDHMGVGAFNLVRRSTYDAIGTHEALRLEVIDDMKLGKLIKQGGFAQRNVIGPGLISLRWAHGAMGVVRNLTKNMFALMLFRWPRTLGAAFLLLLLNIGPFAGVPLATGWSRLGYVVAVAAIAALYARMAPPLGVNPLYFLLHPVAGLLFAYTLLRSAFHAWRHGGVIWRDTKYSLDELRRGLV
- a CDS encoding STAS domain-containing protein, whose protein sequence is MKASTRQLDGITVVDFSGRITLGEGSVVLRDTIRDLLSKGSKKILLNLGDVTYIDSSGIGELVSAYTTVRNGGGELKLLNLTKKVHDLLQITKLYTVFDIKDDEATAIASFTK
- a CDS encoding ATP-binding protein, producing the protein MRAPDKAGAAILEKTDERVTYTLDSTLDSVNTAELAAARIAAKAGFDGESCDRIAMAVREATVNAVLHGNAYDPKKKVTVSYENTRGRLTIRVADQGKGLDASNIPDPLKPENLLKTSGRGIFLMRAFMDEVNFRDLSPGTEITLVKQVSPGEGKEESK